The Haloferax volcanii DS2 DNA segment GACCGACTTCCTCGCCTCCGTCGCCGCGGAAAACGGCTTCGACGTACTGGCGGGCTACCTCGAACGCGACGGCGAGACGCTCCACAACGCGGCCGCCTACGTCCGGTCCGACGGTTCGGCGACCGTCTACCGCAAGCGACACCTCTGGGGCGACGAGGCCGACATCGTCACTCCGGGCGACGAACTCGTCGTCGCGGACACGCCCGCCGGCCGGACGGGAATCCTCACCTGTTACGACCTGAACTTCGTCCGCGACAGCGCTGCGCTGACCGACGAGCGAGTCGACGCCCTGTTCGTCGTCGGCGCGTGGCCCGACGCCCACTCGGCGAACTGGCGACTGCTCTGTCGCGCCCGCGCCCTCGACGGGGTTCGCTGGCTCGTCGGCGCGAACCGGACGGGGAGCGGGTCGATTTCGGGAACCGCGGGTTCGGAGTACGCGGGTCGCTCGCTCGTCGTCAGGCCCGACGGCGTGGTCGCAGCCGCGCTGAACCGCGGCGAGCGCGACCTCGTGTGGACGCTCGACCGCGACCTCTTGGCCGAACAGCGCGCGTTCGTCGGCTCGGTCGAGTAGCCGAAACCGGACTGCATCACCGGAATCGAGGGGGGTTTTTCCGACCGCGCCCAATCGGGGGCGATGACGGACTCGCTCTTTACGCCGCTTTCGCTCCGCGAGACGGAGGTTCGAAACCGAATCATGGTCTCGCCGATGTGTCAGTACTCCTCGACCGACGGGTTCGCCGACGACTGGCATCTCGTCCACCTCGGCAGCCGCGCCGTCGGCGGCGCGGGCATCGTGATGTCCGAGGCGACGGCCGTCTCCCCCGAGGGGCGCATCACGCCGAACGACCTCGGCATCTGGTCGGACGACCACGTCGAGAAGCTCAGCCAGATAACCTCGTTCGTCTCGTCGATGGGGAGCACGCCGGCCATCCAACTCGCCCACGCGGGCCGGAAGGCGAGCAAGACCCGTCCGTGGGAGGGGAGCGAGCCGGTCGCGCCCGACGACGGCGGATGGACGACCGTCGCCCCGAGCGACGCGCCGTGGCCCTACGAGGGCGAGGCTCCGCCGACCCGAAAGCTCTCGGCCGACGGTATCGAAGGCGTCGTCGACGACTTCCGCGCGGCGGCCGAGCGCGCGCTCGACGCGGGCTTCGAAATCGCCGAGGTCCACGCGGCCCACGGCTACCTCCTCCACGAGTTCCTCTCGCCGGTGACGAACCACCGCGACGACGAGTACGGCGGCTCGTTCGAAAACCGGACGCGACTCCTCCGCGAGGTCACGGACGCGGTCCGCGGGGTCTGGCCCGACGACAAGCCCGTGTTCGTCCGCATCTCCGCGACCGACTGGCTGGACGACCGCGAGTCGTGGGACATCGAGCAGTCGATTCGCCTCGCGGCCGACCTCGACGACCTCGGCGTCGACCTCGTCGACGTGAGCGCCGGCGGCATCCACCCCGACCAGCGGATTCCGAACACCGGCCCCGGCTATCAGATTCCCTTCGCGGAGGTCATTCGCGAGGAGACCGACGCGATGGTCGGCGCGGTCGGCGGCATCCGAACCGCGCGCCACGCCGACGAGGTCGTCAGAAACGGGCGGGCCGACCTCGCCATCGTCGGCCGCGAGCATCTCTACGACCCGTACTTCGCGCTCCACGCCGCGGACGACCTCGACGCCGACGCGGAGTGGCCGCCGCAGTACCAGCGCGCCGTCCCGCGGCGGTAGCGACGGCGGTACCCTCGAAACGCACCCCGCGTTCGCCCCTCGAAACGCACCCCGCGTTCGCCCCTCGAACGCTTATCCCCGCGGCGACCCAACCGTGGGCCATGAGCGACCGACGACGCGACGACGACATCCTCGACGTACTCGACGAACTCGGGGACACGCTCGACGAACTCGGCGCGGAACTCCGCGAGGAGCGCGACCGCAACCGCGGCCGTGCCCGCGACCGACGCGTCACCGGCGACGACCGATTTCGCCCCCCGCGCCCGCCGACGTTCGGTGAGGTACTGCGGTTCACCGAGTCGTACACCATCCCGACAGTCATCGCCGTCCTCGAAGCGACCATCGCCTCCCTCGAACTGCTCCGCCGCCTCATGCGGCTTTCCGACCCCGGCCGCGCGATGGACGACGCCCGAACCGAGACGGAGGCACGGATGCGAAACGTCCCGAAGAGCGCCGTCTCCGGCGTCGACCGGGCCCTCGATGAACTCAGAAACGCGCTCTCGGAGGCCGACCTGCCCTCGAACCCCGAGGCGCGCGACGTGATGGACCGCGCCCGCTCGCTGGCCGACGAACTCGACGCGCGACTCAGCGAGGCCGAACGCGAGCGAACCGCCCGCGAGCGTCGCTGGCGCGAGGACGAACGCACGTTCGAATCCGAGTGGCAACGGCGCGACGACGCCCGGCCCTCCGGTGACGGGACCCGAGCCTCACGCGACGCCGAGCCGGTCGGGACCGGGCCGGTCCGCATCGACGTGACCGAGGAAGCCGGCCCGGACGGCGGCGACGACGGGAGCGGGAGCGACGAGCCGACTGTCGATGTCGACGCCGAACTGGAGTCGATTAAGCGCGAAGTGAACGGCGACGACGGGGACGACGGAACCGACGCCGGCGCGGGCGACGAGCCGAGCGACCGCTGAGCGGCGACTCCATGCGCCAGCGGCCCAGACGCGAGAAAAAAAGACTCTCGACGCGCCCGCTCAGACCGGCTCGAAGCGGTAGCCGTCCCACTCCTGACTCGCGGGCTCGCGGATGCCCGCGCCGGGTTCGCGGAGTTCCTCGCAGTAGACCGGGCGGACCTCGTCGCCGATGTCGACGTCGTCCTCGCCGGTGACCTGTCCGATGGCGCGGACGGGCTCGCCGTCCACGTCGAACTCGACGATGGCGAGCGTGTTGGGCTGGCGGACGCCCGGCGGCGTCGCCGTCGAGTTCGTCCACGTCAGCACCGTCGCCGTGTAGTCGCTGAGGTCGACCGTGCCGACCGGCTCCTCGCCGCCCGGACCGACCGGGTGGCCGGGGTAGGTGATGCTCCCGTCGGGGTAGCGGTACGCCTCCATCGCGGGTTCGTCGTCGGACATTATCGGGACTCCATGATGGTCGTGGTCACGCAGTTGCCGAAGCCACCGACGTTGCACGCGAGGCCCACGTCGGCGTCGACCTGCCGCTCGCCTGCGTCACCGCTGAGCTGTTTGTAAATCTCGTACACCTGCGCGACGCCCGAAGCGCCGAGGGGGTGACCCTTCGACTTCAGGCCGCCGGACGTGTTGATTGGGAGGTCGCCGTCGCGGTCGGTGACGCCCTCCTCGACGGCCTTCCAGCCCTCGCCCTTCTCGAAGAAGCCGAGGTCCTCCGACTGGAGGAATTCGAGGATGGTGAACATATCGTGGAGCTCCGCCACCTCGATGTCGTCGGGTTCGAGGTCGGCCATCTCGTAGGCGATTTCCGAGGAGTTGACGACGCCGCCCATCGTGGTCGGGTCGGCGCGCTCGTGGACGACGTGGGTGTCCGTCGCGCCGCCGATGCCGGAGATGACGGCGTAATCGTCGGTGTACTCGCGGGCGACCGACTCGGGGCAGAAGACGAGCGCCGCCGAGCCGTCGGTGATGGGACAGAAGTCGTAGAGGCGAAGCGGATCGGCGACGACCGGCGAGTCGAGGACGGTGTCGAGGTCGACTTCCTTGCGGAACTGGGCGTGGGGGTTGTCGACGCCGTTTTTGTGGTTCTTGACGGCGACCTTCCCGAGGGACTCCCGCGGGGCGTCGTAGGTGTCGAGGTAGAGCCGGGCGGTCAGCCCCGCGAAGGAGGGGAGCGTGACGCCGTGTTTGTACTCCACCGGGTGCGTCAGCGAGGCGATGACGTCCGTCGATTCGGCGGTCGAGCGGTGGGTCATCTTCTCGCCGCCGACGAGCATCGTCATGTCGGACGCGCCGGAGGCGACAGACTGCCACGCGGCGTAGACGCCCGCCCCGCCGGACGAGGAGGTCTGGTCGATTCGGGCGGTGTAGGCGGGCATCGCCGCGAGGTCGTGGGCGAGGGCGTTCGGGACGCCCGTCTGGCCCTCGAACTCGCCGCTCGCCATGTTCGAGACGTAGAGGTGCTCGATTTCGTCGGGCGAGACGTCGGCGTCCGCGAGCGCGGCCTGTCCCGCCTCCGCGAGCAGTTCGCGAATCCACGCGTCTCGCTGCCCGAACTGGGTCATCGATGCACCGATAATCGCTACGCGGTCCATACGCGCACGTCGTCGCAGCGCGATTTAAAACCGGGTAATCCCTCGCCGGCACGTCTCAAACCGTTTATCAGTCGGTCGCCCGAACGACCGGCCATGGACGCCGAACGCCTCGCGCCGACCGTCGGAATCGTCGGCGCGCTGCTCCTCGCAATCGCCGTCGCGATTCCCGCCGTCACCGTCGAGGGCGGGGACGGACAGGTGGCCGCCTACTACGCCGCGGGCCCGGTCGGCATCTCGTTCGTCGGAATGCTCGCGCTCCTCGAAACCGTCGTCTTCCTCTCGGGCAGACAGGAGCGGACCGACCCGGCGACGGCCGCCGGCCTCGCCTTCGTCCTCTCGCTTTCGATGCTCGGCATCGCCGCGCTGTGGTCGTTTTCCATCGACCAGACGCTCCTGTTCAGCTTCGACCAGCAGTACTCGTGGCTCACCTACCACCGCTGGTCCGTCGTGGCCGCCGCGTTCGTCACGTTCGTCGGCGGCGCGTGGTACGCCCGCGGCGTGTTGTGAGCCGGGAGCGACCGACCGGAACCGGCGACTCGCGGAGCCGACGCGTCGAACCACCCCGACGGTGTCCCCCGATTTTCCCGCACCCGAGTCGAAAGGCCCTTAACAGTCGGTGGATAATAAGGGAGTGGACTAGGTCGGGCAGTTAGGCCCTGCTCTTCACCCGCGAAATAGGTCTTTAGCGGGGACCGAACACGGGCGCGTCCGGTCAGACCGGCGCGGGCCCCGGAAGCCAACGTAGAAACCTCGTCCTTCGGGGACAGCGGTTCCGCGTACCCCTTCCGCAGGGAAGGGTTCGCGCGGTTTATCGGTGGTACCCCGCCAGGCGCGGAAGCGAGCAGCGGACCATCGGACGTGCGTCGCTCGAGGGATCGCGGGGTGGAGGAGGCAACCGGGATTCCCCACGTCGGAACGCCGGGCAACCTCGCTGTCCACCCATTCATACCTCATGCAGTTACTCCCCGACCGCCCGGTCTCTCGGTCGTAGACTCGCCGTCGGCCCTCGAAGCCGCGGTCTGGCGTCGTTACCGACCTCGTGAGCGACTGCAAACAGTAGACACTCGCGACCGTAAAAGACCGCACAAGGGGTCCGGTTCCCCGGGGGAGACGCGTACTATCTACTCTCGGCTTCCGTCTCGGTCGCGTCGGCGTCGTCCGCCTCGGCCTCGTCTCCGTTCTCGCCTTCGTCGTCGCCCCCCTCCGCGCCCTTCTTCAGTTCCTCTTCGATTTCCTCGCGGCCGCGACGGAACTCGCCCATCGCCTGCCCCGACGACCGGGCCAGTTGGGGGAGTTTGTTCGCACCGAACAGGAGGACGACGATGAGCAGGACGATGAGCAGTTCTGGGCCGCCCGGCAGTCCGGGGAACAGCGGAATGGAATCCAGCATTACGTTCGGTTACGTTCGGAGGGAAGATAAGAGAGACGGTCCGTGTCGGCGTCTCGAAGTCGCCGTAGTCCGCGTGTTTCGGCACTCGTGGGCGTTCACACGACAGGACGCGGGCGGGCGGAGCCGACCGCGTCGGCCAACCGAACCGGCCCCGCGTCGCTCCCGCAGTCACCGCCAACTGGTCCAGCCGCCGTCGACGACGATGGACTCGCCGGTGACGTACTTCGAGAGGTCGCTGGCGAGGAACACCGCCACGCCGGCCACGTCGTCCGGTTCGCCCTGCCGGCCGAGCGGAATCATGGCGGTCAACTGTGCGGTCTGTTCCTCGCCCGTCTCCTCGGCCCCCTCGGGGCCGATTTTCGTCCTGATAGCGCCGGGGTGAATCGCGTTCACCCGGACGCCGTCGCCGCCGAGACCGTGGGCGAGCGAGTACGAGAGCGTCCGAACGGCCCCCTTCGACGCGCTGTACGACGGGTAGTTGCCGTTGCCGAAGATGCCGTTGACGCTGGAGACGTTGATGATGCTTCCGCCGCCGGATTCGACCATCCGTTTCGCGGCCGCCTGCGCCCCGAAATACACGCCTTTCAGGTTGATGTCCATCATCTGTTGGAACTCGGCTTCGGTGACTTCGAGGAACTCCTCTGGCCGCCAGATACCGGCGTTGTTCACCACCACGTCCCCGCCGCCGAACGCCTCGGCGGCGTCCATCGCCGCCTCGAACGCGGCCGGGTCGGTCACGTCGAGTTCGACGTACGTCGCCGACGAGTCGGTGTCCGACTCGATTTGTTCGTGGGTGGGCGCGCCGCCTTCTTTCGCCTCTTCGCGGATGTCGCAGACCACCACGTCCGCGCCCGCCTCGGCGTAGGCCAACGCGATTCCCCGTCCGATACCCGAACTACCGCCGGTGACGACCGCGACGCGGCCGTCGAGCAGACTCATCTGTAATACACCTCACGCGAATGTCGGCGGAATGATAGTTAAGAATAGCCACCGATTCCGACGGTGTGAGTGCCGCTGAGTGCTCTCCGCGGCGAGCAGCGATTCGGAGAAGATGCACCGGCTGGGAATCGAACCCAGATAATTGGCTTGGAAGGCCAATGTCTTACCATTAGACCACCGGTGCTCATTTTATTCGCACCGTGCATCGACGGACTCCGTCCGTCTCAACACCGGTGCACTCGATCGTCCCTCACTCGTGCACCGAGCCTTGGACTCGTTTCACCCGTCCAAGACACCGGTGCCCGCGTGTGGTATCTATTTCCTCATTCTCGACGCCCCAATAAGGATGTTACCTTTTCGGTCAGGCGGCGAGGGTGGTCGATTCGCCGCCCTCGTCGGGGTTGTCGGGGGCGCTCCCGACGACTTCGAACTCGAACTCCGCCTCAGCCTCGGACTCGCCGTCCACGGCGACTACCGTCACGTCTCGCTCGTCGGGGATGGCGACACCTAGCTCGCCGTCGGCGTCGGTCGTGCCGGCGGCCTCGCCGTTTATCGTCACCGTCGCGTTCTCCACGGGCGTCCCGTTCCGCGTGACGACGACCGTCGCGTTCTCGCCGGCGGAGACGTTCCCGTCGAAGCTCACGGAGAGGTCGCCTTCGGCGTCGGATTCGGCGCGCTCGCCGTTGTCGTCGGTCTCGTTTTCGGCCGCTTCGACCTCGGCGTTCGCGTCTGCCTCGGCCTCAGCCGCGGCTTCCGCGTCGGTCGTCTCCTCCGCGCCGACTCTCGTAATCGGGACGTTCGTCCCCGATTCGCTCACGACGGGCTTGGGGATGTACTTCCCGCTGTTGCCCGCCTCGAACGCCGTGATGTCGAAGACGAAGTCCACGGACTCGCCGTTGCCGACTTCGAAGTCCGTGTCGAGCTGGAGCCTGTTACTGGGGAGCTTCACGTTGACCCGTTCGCCGGTCTTCAGCGTCCCGTTCACCTCGCTCACGTGCACGAAGACCTTCGTGTAGTTCCCTTCGGGCACGCCGTACTCGCCGACGAGGCTCGCGTTTTCGCCTTGTAGTTCCGTCAGGTCGACGGTCGCGTTGTCGACCTCGTAGGCGACTCTCGACTCGCCTTCGGCCGCGTCGGTGTCGTTTACGTCGGCGGATTCGATGTCCGCATCGGCGTCGGCGTCGGCGTCAGCGTCGGCGTCGGCGTCGACCGGCCCGTTGGTCGAGGCGGACGTGTTCGTCGTGTTCGCCGTCGCGTTAGCTTCGATTTCCACCTCGACGCTCGCGTTCGCCTCAGCGTCGGTGTCGTTCGCGGTGTCGGCCTCGGATTCAGTTTCGGTCCCGGTCTCATCGTCGGCCTCCGCGTCGTCGGTGTCGGCTTCGGTCTCCGATTCGGCGTCACCGCTCGCGCGGACGAGCGTCACGCGCTCGATGGTGACGTTGAGGTGTTCGAAGTCCGCGATGGCGTTCTGCTCGTCGCTCACGTAGAAGTTCACGGTTCCCGTCCGGGCCGCGTCGCCGCCGTCTGACGACGCGGTCGTCGTCGCGTCGGCGGTCCCGTCGGTCTGCGTCTCGGTCACCGTGCCGGCCCCGCCCGCACAGCCGGCCAGTACGACCATGAGCGCGAGCAGGACAGTCGCAAGTCCAGTACGTTTCATCGTGGGAGACCGTACTGGCCGTGAGAACTTTAGAAGGGTGTTCGTAGACTTCGGTTTTCACCGAATTTCGCTGAATTACGGCCTCAATCGTCCGCGTGCGACTCGTTGAACTGCTTGGCCTTGTCGAGCAGGCCGGGCGAGATACCGGGCACGTCGTCGACGCTCACCGCGCCCTCGGCGCGAATCTCGTCGAGGCTCTTGGGGAACTCGCGGAGCTCCATGTGGATGGCGATGCCTGCCTTCGCGCCCTTGCCCATCGCCACCGGAATCTGGTTGTGGCCGGGGGTGATGTCACCGACCGCGAACACGCCGTCGACGCTGGTCCGACCGTGGTCGTCCACGGGGACCGTTCCGTCGTCGTCGAGGTCCACGTCGAGCGCCTCGAACAGCGTCGTGTTGTAGTTCGAGCCGTACATGGCGAAGCCACCCTTGTACTCGCGGACGGTGCCGTCTTCGAACTCGAAGCTCTCCAGCCAGCCGTCGTCGCGCTTCGTCATGCCCGAAAGCTCCTCCTCGACGATGTCGACGGGGTGCGCGCGGACGAGTTCGTCCGTCTCGTCGGACCACGTCGGCTCGTCGCCGCGGAGCAGCAGGTCCACCTCGTCGGTGAAGTTGAGCATTATCATGGCGACGTAGGCCGCCGAGTCCGAGTGACCCATCACGTACACCGACTCGTCGACGAACATGTAGGCGTCGCAGTGGAGGCAGTAATGCAGACCCTTGCCGGTGCGGGGCAGCGGCGGCTCGGGGCGCTCGTCGTTGAAGCCGACGCCGAGCACGACGCGCTCGGCGACGAACTCGCCCTCGTTGCCGACGAGGCGGAACCGGCCGTCGTCCAACCGCTCCGCGTCGGTCACGAAGTCGCGGTGGATGTCGGTCCCGTAGTCTTCGAGCTGGCCGCGCGCGGTTTCGAGGAACTCGTTGCCCGAGGTGTCCTCGGTGACGCCGATGACGTTGTGCGTGTCGAGCATCATGGCCGCGCGGCCGCCGCCGCGGTCCACGAGCGCGGTGTCGTGGCCCAGTCGCGTCGTGTAGAGCGCGGTCTGGAGGCCCGCGGGGCCGCCGCCCACGACGACAACCTCGTACTCCCGTGGTTCGTCGGTCTCGGTCATACACGGGAATTCGTCGCGGCGCTCTTAAGCCCACATCACCTGTGCGCGGCCGGCATCCACCCGAAACGTGTTAGCAACCAACACGATTCCGTCCGTGACGCCCCAGTCCCGACCAACGCTCAGCAGCCGGCGACGACGGCGTAGCAGTTCCCGCTGGAGACAGTCGATTCGACCACCGTGAGGTCGCTCGCGTCGAGGTCGTCGTCGAACTCGTCGGGCGCGTAGATGTGGTAAAAGCGGGGGACCGTTTCGCCGCCGGGGAGCGTCCAGTCGACCGTCGTGTCGAAGCCGTCCTCGCGGTCGAACGTGTCGTGGGCGGTGCTCCACGCGCTGACGACCGCGCGGCCGTCGGCGTCGAGCACGCGCGCGAGTTCGTTCAGGCTGGCAACGCGCGCCGCCCGCGGCGCGAGGTGGTGAACCGTCGCCACGTACACCGCGAGGTCGAAGGCGTCGTCGGTGAAGGGAAGCCGCGAGGCGTCGCCCTGCACGAGCCCGGCGTCGAAGCCGCGTTCGGCCGCCCGCGCGACCGCCTCGTCGAGCAGGCCGCGGCTCACGTCGAGGCCGACGACCTCGTCGGCGTGCTCGGAGAGGAGGTCGACGTGCCGGCCGTTACCGCAGCCGAGGTCGAGCGCGCGGGCGGCCGGTCCCGACTCGGTCGCGTCGGCGACGAACGACTCGACTTCGGGCCACGGATACTCGCGGGTGGACGCGAAGTGCGACGCGATGCGGTCGTACGTCTCGCGGACCCCGTCTCGGGGTTCGTCTCCGTCCATGCCGGTCGGTCGGGGCGGCGGGACAAAGACCGCACGGGTCGCGGGCGTCGGTCGGGGGTCGTTCCCCTGATGAGTCGCGCGCGCTCAGATGAACAGGAACGTCACGTAGGTGATGACGAGCAGGATGGCGGCGTGTTTGACGCCGTCGGCAATTTGCCCCTCGCCGAGCTGTCCGGCGATAACCCCCGAGCAGAGCCCCTGAATGGCCGTGACGTGGAAGAACAACAGCATGTACGACTCGGTGTCCACGTCGCGCAGGCCGGAGAACGCGCCCGAGGAGACGCCGGCGACTTCGCCGGAGCCGACGCCTCCGGCGCTGGCCTGCTCGACCGCCGGGATGAACGACACCGTCAGCGCGGCGATGATACCGAGGAAGACGAGAAACGAGATGTAGATGACGAGGAGGTACGTGAGCATCTCCTGGTTCCGCTCGCGGGCGAGGCGGCGGCTGTCTTGGGCCTCGTTGGCCGCGATGCGGAGCACGGGCGCGAGGTCGCCGCTCGCGCTCATCGCGTTGGTGATGAGCGTCACCGACCGCGACACCATCG contains these protein-coding regions:
- a CDS encoding carbon-nitrogen hydrolase family protein — translated: MTGPTIAVPQRAAFDLDPARNEADVRARAADLPESIDIALFSEYALTGFVADSRAFSGAIPRERATDFLASVAAENGFDVLAGYLERDGETLHNAAAYVRSDGSATVYRKRHLWGDEADIVTPGDELVVADTPAGRTGILTCYDLNFVRDSAALTDERVDALFVVGAWPDAHSANWRLLCRARALDGVRWLVGANRTGSGSISGTAGSEYAGRSLVVRPDGVVAAALNRGERDLVWTLDRDLLAEQRAFVGSVE
- a CDS encoding NADH:flavin oxidoreductase/NADH oxidase, with protein sequence MTDSLFTPLSLRETEVRNRIMVSPMCQYSSTDGFADDWHLVHLGSRAVGGAGIVMSEATAVSPEGRITPNDLGIWSDDHVEKLSQITSFVSSMGSTPAIQLAHAGRKASKTRPWEGSEPVAPDDGGWTTVAPSDAPWPYEGEAPPTRKLSADGIEGVVDDFRAAAERALDAGFEIAEVHAAHGYLLHEFLSPVTNHRDDEYGGSFENRTRLLREVTDAVRGVWPDDKPVFVRISATDWLDDRESWDIEQSIRLAADLDDLGVDLVDVSAGGIHPDQRIPNTGPGYQIPFAEVIREETDAMVGAVGGIRTARHADEVVRNGRADLAIVGREHLYDPYFALHAADDLDADAEWPPQYQRAVPRR
- a CDS encoding DUF7547 family protein, whose product is MSDRRRDDDILDVLDELGDTLDELGAELREERDRNRGRARDRRVTGDDRFRPPRPPTFGEVLRFTESYTIPTVIAVLEATIASLELLRRLMRLSDPGRAMDDARTETEARMRNVPKSAVSGVDRALDELRNALSEADLPSNPEARDVMDRARSLADELDARLSEAERERTARERRWREDERTFESEWQRRDDARPSGDGTRASRDAEPVGTGPVRIDVTEEAGPDGGDDGSGSDEPTVDVDAELESIKREVNGDDGDDGTDAGAGDEPSDR
- a CDS encoding OB-fold domain-containing protein, whose protein sequence is MSDDEPAMEAYRYPDGSITYPGHPVGPGGEEPVGTVDLSDYTATVLTWTNSTATPPGVRQPNTLAIVEFDVDGEPVRAIGQVTGEDDVDIGDEVRPVYCEELREPGAGIREPASQEWDGYRFEPV
- a CDS encoding thiolase family protein; the encoded protein is MDRVAIIGASMTQFGQRDAWIRELLAEAGQAALADADVSPDEIEHLYVSNMASGEFEGQTGVPNALAHDLAAMPAYTARIDQTSSSGGAGVYAAWQSVASGASDMTMLVGGEKMTHRSTAESTDVIASLTHPVEYKHGVTLPSFAGLTARLYLDTYDAPRESLGKVAVKNHKNGVDNPHAQFRKEVDLDTVLDSPVVADPLRLYDFCPITDGSAALVFCPESVAREYTDDYAVISGIGGATDTHVVHERADPTTMGGVVNSSEIAYEMADLEPDDIEVAELHDMFTILEFLQSEDLGFFEKGEGWKAVEEGVTDRDGDLPINTSGGLKSKGHPLGASGVAQVYEIYKQLSGDAGERQVDADVGLACNVGGFGNCVTTTIMESR
- a CDS encoding DUF7548 family protein: MDAERLAPTVGIVGALLLAIAVAIPAVTVEGGDGQVAAYYAAGPVGISFVGMLALLETVVFLSGRQERTDPATAAGLAFVLSLSMLGIAALWSFSIDQTLLFSFDQQYSWLTYHRWSVVAAAFVTFVGGAWYARGVL
- the tatAo gene encoding Sec-independent protein translocase protein TatAo — its product is MLDSIPLFPGLPGGPELLIVLLIVVLLFGANKLPQLARSSGQAMGEFRRGREEIEEELKKGAEGGDDEGENGDEAEADDADATETEAESR
- a CDS encoding SDR family oxidoreductase; translated protein: MSLLDGRVAVVTGGSSGIGRGIALAYAEAGADVVVCDIREEAKEGGAPTHEQIESDTDSSATYVELDVTDPAAFEAAMDAAEAFGGGDVVVNNAGIWRPEEFLEVTEAEFQQMMDINLKGVYFGAQAAAKRMVESGGGSIINVSSVNGIFGNGNYPSYSASKGAVRTLSYSLAHGLGGDGVRVNAIHPGAIRTKIGPEGAEETGEEQTAQLTAMIPLGRQGEPDDVAGVAVFLASDLSKYVTGESIVVDGGWTSWR
- a CDS encoding DUF4382 domain-containing protein, with amino-acid sequence MVVLAGCAGGAGTVTETQTDGTADATTTASSDGGDAARTGTVNFYVSDEQNAIADFEHLNVTIERVTLVRASGDAESETEADTDDAEADDETGTETESEADTANDTDAEANASVEVEIEANATANTTNTSASTNGPVDADADADADADADADIESADVNDTDAAEGESRVAYEVDNATVDLTELQGENASLVGEYGVPEGNYTKVFVHVSEVNGTLKTGERVNVKLPSNRLQLDTDFEVGNGESVDFVFDITAFEAGNSGKYIPKPVVSESGTNVPITRVGAEETTDAEAAAEAEADANAEVEAAENETDDNGERAESDAEGDLSVSFDGNVSAGENATVVVTRNGTPVENATVTINGEAAGTTDADGELGVAIPDERDVTVVAVDGESEAEAEFEFEVVGSAPDNPDEGGESTTLAA
- a CDS encoding NAD(P)/FAD-dependent oxidoreductase, with protein sequence MTETDEPREYEVVVVGGGPAGLQTALYTTRLGHDTALVDRGGGRAAMMLDTHNVIGVTEDTSGNEFLETARGQLEDYGTDIHRDFVTDAERLDDGRFRLVGNEGEFVAERVVLGVGFNDERPEPPLPRTGKGLHYCLHCDAYMFVDESVYVMGHSDSAAYVAMIMLNFTDEVDLLLRGDEPTWSDETDELVRAHPVDIVEEELSGMTKRDDGWLESFEFEDGTVREYKGGFAMYGSNYNTTLFEALDVDLDDDGTVPVDDHGRTSVDGVFAVGDITPGHNQIPVAMGKGAKAGIAIHMELREFPKSLDEIRAEGAVSVDDVPGISPGLLDKAKQFNESHADD
- a CDS encoding class I SAM-dependent methyltransferase: MDGDEPRDGVRETYDRIASHFASTREYPWPEVESFVADATESGPAARALDLGCGNGRHVDLLSEHADEVVGLDVSRGLLDEAVARAAERGFDAGLVQGDASRLPFTDDAFDLAVYVATVHHLAPRAARVASLNELARVLDADGRAVVSAWSTAHDTFDREDGFDTTVDWTLPGGETVPRFYHIYAPDEFDDDLDASDLTVVESTVSSGNCYAVVAGC